A stretch of Rhinoderma darwinii isolate aRhiDar2 chromosome 4, aRhiDar2.hap1, whole genome shotgun sequence DNA encodes these proteins:
- the LOC142760638 gene encoding opsin-5-like: MMEDKFASTLHPLVDYGAGIFLLIVAILTVVGNVAVLATAVKCSSHLKSPDLLTINLAVTDLGMAVSMYPLAIASAWNHAWIGGHPSCLYYALMGFFFGVASMMTLTAMAVIRYLVTSTTTTNRNTIKKRAVYMVIMCIWLYALLWAIFPLIGWGHYGPEPFGISCTIAWSEFQNSPNGFSFILSMFILCTITPATTIITCYTTIAWKLHKAYQEIQNYDKMPNAAKIEKKLTLMAVLVSFGFLLAWMPYAIVSFWSMFHSTASIPPIVSLLPCLFAKSSTAFNPILYYMFSKTFRQKVKQLKCCCGWRIHFLQPEVSGEPAVSVIWTGRDNMQMSSVFKFNKGQSNSTVTQ; encoded by the exons CTATATTGACGGTGGTGGGTAACGTTGCCGTGCTTGCTACCGCAGTGAAATGCTCGTCCCACCTGAAGTCGCCAGATCTCCTGACTATAAACCTAGCCGTAACAGACTTGGGTATGGCAGTGAGCATGTACCCTCTGGCCATTGCCTCTGCTTGGAATCATGCATGGATCGGGGGGCACCCTTCCTGTCTGTATTATGCCCTCATGGGATTCTTTTTTGGAGTAGCGAGTATGATGACCTTAACGGCAATGGCGGTCATCCgatatctagtgaccagcacaactACAACCAACC GCAATACAATAAAGAAGAGAGCAGTATACATGGTGATCATGTGTATATGGCTCTACGCATTGCTCTGGGCAATCTTCCCATTGATTGGATGGGGCCACTATGGTCCAGAACCATTCGGTATTTCTTGCACCATTGCTTGGTCTGAATTTCAGAATTCCCCCAATGGATTCTCGTTCATTCTCAGTATGTTTATCCTGTGCACTATTACCCCGGCCACGACAATCATCACTTGTTATACCACGATAGCCTGGAAACTTCATAAAGCCTACCAAGAAATACAGAACTATGACAAGATGCCAAATGCGGCCAAAATAGAGAAAAAACTAACACTG ATGGCGGTACTGGTGAGCTTTGGATTTCTGCTCGCTTGGATGCCCTATGCGATTGTCAGCTTCTGGTCTATGTTCCACTCAACTGCAAGCATTCCCCCGATTGTCTCTTTACTCCCCTGCCTCTTTGCCAAGTCATCCACAGCCTTCAACCCCATCCTCTATTACATGTTTAGCAAAACCTTCCGACAAAAAGTCAAGCAGCTCAAGTGTTGCTGCGGTTGGAGGATCCATTTCTTACAACCGGAAGTCTCAGGAGAACCAGCTGTATCCGTCATCTGGACGGGGAGGGACAAcatgcagatgtcttcagttttTAAGTTTAACAAAGGACAGTCAAACTCAACAGTGACCCAATGA